Proteins found in one Geomonas subterranea genomic segment:
- a CDS encoding chemotaxis protein CheD, with amino-acid sequence MKIEKYQTGERVTIAPGEFYVTGKPGVITTLLGSCIAACLYDPVRRLIGMNHFMLSNPRYSRELPLNVTEAGRYGVHAMDLLINAMMAQGTDRSRIRAKVFGGATMINPDGSTDNFFCVGQVNCRFILQYLEQERIPIDAMDIGGDFGRVIHFSNGDFAVHRRKVDSSRSSKLAQRDRYCWQKAIEQQQAALTEVDLW; translated from the coding sequence ATGAAGATAGAGAAGTACCAAACCGGTGAACGGGTCACCATCGCGCCTGGCGAGTTCTACGTCACCGGCAAGCCCGGCGTCATCACCACGCTGCTCGGCTCCTGCATCGCCGCCTGCCTGTACGACCCGGTGCGGCGCCTGATCGGGATGAACCACTTCATGCTGAGCAACCCGCGCTACTCCAGGGAACTGCCTCTCAACGTCACCGAGGCGGGACGCTACGGCGTCCATGCCATGGACCTGCTGATCAACGCCATGATGGCCCAGGGGACCGACCGCTCCCGGATCAGGGCCAAGGTCTTCGGGGGGGCCACCATGATCAACCCGGACGGGAGCACGGACAACTTCTTCTGCGTGGGACAGGTCAACTGCAGGTTCATCCTGCAGTACCTGGAACAGGAACGGATCCCCATCGACGCCATGGACATCGGGGGCGATTTCGGGAGGGTGATCCACTTCTCCAACGGGGATTTCGCGGTGCACCGCAGGAAGGTGGATTCAAGCCGCAGCAGCAAACTGGCCCAGCGCGACCGCTACTGCTGGCAAAAGGCGATCGAGCAGCAGCAGGCCGCCCTCACGGAAGTCGACCTTTGGTGA
- a CDS encoding J domain-containing protein has protein sequence MTYKELQLALAVFGLEERASLRQIKSRHRELVKRHHPDLGAPAENEEMRRVNAAYRVLLDYLSDYRFSFAEDEFYEQNPDERLRRQYFEDPLWGGGG, from the coding sequence ATGACCTACAAGGAGTTGCAGCTCGCACTGGCGGTATTTGGCCTCGAGGAGCGGGCGAGCCTCAGGCAGATCAAGAGCCGGCACCGGGAACTGGTGAAAAGACATCATCCCGACCTGGGGGCGCCGGCCGAAAACGAGGAGATGAGGAGGGTCAACGCGGCCTACCGGGTGCTGCTCGATTACCTCTCCGACTACCGCTTTTCCTTTGCCGAGGATGAATTCTACGAGCAGAACCCGGACGAGCGTCTCAGGCGCCAGTATTTCGAGGATCCGCTCTGGGGTGGCGGGGGGTAA
- a CDS encoding SRPBCC family protein — protein sequence MKMYLLQQEQLLPLSLERAWEFFVHPGNLPLITPPDLGFRITAELPEKMHAGMIVTYTVTPFLGLAVNWVTEITQMREPYFFVDEQRFGPYRMWHHQHTFRETPRGTLMTDLVHYVLPFGPFGRVAAPLVAKRVRGIFEYRRTALARELGFPP from the coding sequence ATGAAAATGTACCTGTTGCAGCAGGAGCAGCTGCTCCCCTTATCCCTGGAGCGGGCCTGGGAGTTTTTCGTGCACCCGGGCAACCTGCCGCTCATCACCCCGCCCGACCTTGGCTTCAGGATCACCGCGGAGCTGCCGGAGAAGATGCACGCCGGGATGATCGTCACCTACACCGTGACCCCCTTCCTCGGGCTCGCGGTCAACTGGGTAACCGAGATCACCCAGATGCGGGAGCCGTACTTCTTCGTGGACGAGCAGCGCTTCGGGCCGTACCGGATGTGGCACCACCAGCACACATTCAGGGAGACGCCGCGGGGAACCCTGATGACCGACCTGGTGCACTACGTCCTCCCCTTCGGCCCCTTCGGGCGCGTCGCCGCTCCGCTCGTGGCTAAGCGCGTGCGCGGCATCTTCGAGTACCGGCGCACGGCCCTGGCCCGCGAGCTCGGCTTTCCCCCCTGA
- a CDS encoding hybrid sensor histidine kinase/response regulator, with translation MSYLKGQYPHRNRSAALRSSAILFAAFLVVFGLIVWFTEGNNIKAKQNDLAGRAKTFSGSLQLTLEGDASYLGLLAMDRAAGKLNAALFQERAGQYVQAHPQLINITWVDADFFITDVAPLAPNRQIVGLHLNLPEPKRASALARERRQPVYTRPFEAIQGRPSFEVWVPVFRGETFLGLFGGVYSCEELLKQLVAHTQPRLYHLSLSDQNGRLLATMPQAEPVDPHFTLEMGVTGPESGVMLRVTRYQGRADWRLHLLKAISILLVLGVSYALYNLKLEIDERKRAEEEIKKQASLLEEEISERQAAQESLQEQATLLEEEVSERWQAEEALRESEERLRLLLDSTGEAIYGIDVEGNCTFCNRACLRMLGYQSDTDLLGKNMHDIMHYNYPDGRHMPQDECSAHSTMLQGKGTHVEDEVFWRSDGSSFPVEYWSYPQVKEGKVVGAVVAFLNTTERRHLEEQFRQSQKMESIGRLAGGVAHDFNNMLSVISGAAELCKRKLEEGEPAEQYLELIINAAKRSGDITRQLLAFSRKEVISPKAVQLNQQIEEAIRILTRLISEDVKLSFQPAAELWTVLIAPSQVDQILMNLAVNARDAMPGGGSLTITTANIEISSHYAYLHPDARPGEYVQLSVSDTGHGMDKATAAHIFEPFFTTKAQGKGTGLGLSTVYGIVTQNGGFINVYSEPGQGSTFRIYLPRLQESMPAQQGTQASEDRLSGTVLLVEDEEMLLWLTTQLLEEMGLKVIQAQDPLQALEITRQRGGEIDLILTDVVMPEMNGRELVDRIREFLPEPKVLFMSGHTSDNVIQRRVIEDGMHFIEKPLGMETLSRKIREVLAERR, from the coding sequence GTGTCTTACCTCAAGGGCCAATATCCGCACCGCAACCGCTCGGCGGCACTGCGCTCCAGCGCCATCCTTTTTGCCGCCTTCCTGGTGGTGTTCGGGCTGATAGTCTGGTTCACCGAAGGGAACAACATCAAGGCGAAGCAAAACGACCTGGCCGGCAGGGCCAAGACCTTCAGCGGGTCGCTGCAGCTCACCCTGGAAGGGGACGCGAGCTACCTGGGACTGCTGGCCATGGACCGGGCCGCAGGCAAGCTCAACGCGGCGCTTTTCCAGGAGCGTGCCGGCCAGTACGTGCAGGCGCACCCCCAACTGATCAACATCACCTGGGTCGATGCCGATTTCTTCATCACCGATGTCGCTCCGCTGGCCCCCAACCGGCAAATCGTCGGGCTCCACCTGAACCTTCCCGAGCCCAAGCGGGCCTCCGCCCTCGCCCGTGAGCGGCGCCAGCCGGTCTACACCCGCCCCTTCGAGGCCATCCAGGGTAGGCCCTCCTTCGAGGTATGGGTCCCCGTGTTCAGGGGGGAGACCTTCCTCGGCCTCTTCGGGGGGGTCTATTCCTGCGAGGAACTCCTCAAGCAACTCGTCGCGCATACCCAGCCGCGCCTTTACCACCTGAGCCTCAGCGACCAGAACGGCCGCCTGCTGGCCACCATGCCCCAGGCCGAGCCCGTGGATCCGCACTTCACCCTGGAAATGGGGGTCACCGGGCCGGAAAGTGGCGTGATGCTCCGGGTGACCCGCTACCAGGGGCGCGCCGACTGGCGCCTGCACCTGTTGAAGGCGATCTCCATTTTGCTGGTCCTGGGGGTTTCATACGCGCTCTACAACCTGAAGCTCGAGATCGATGAGCGCAAGCGCGCCGAGGAGGAGATCAAGAAGCAGGCCTCCCTTTTGGAGGAGGAGATCAGCGAGCGCCAGGCCGCCCAGGAATCGCTGCAGGAGCAGGCGACACTTTTGGAGGAGGAGGTGTCCGAACGGTGGCAGGCGGAGGAGGCGCTCAGGGAGAGCGAGGAGCGGCTGCGGCTGCTGCTCGATTCCACCGGGGAAGCGATCTACGGCATCGACGTCGAAGGAAACTGCACCTTCTGCAACCGCGCCTGCCTGAGGATGCTCGGCTACCAAAGCGACACCGACTTGTTGGGAAAAAACATGCACGACATCATGCACTACAACTACCCCGACGGCCGGCACATGCCGCAGGACGAGTGCAGCGCCCACAGCACCATGCTGCAGGGAAAGGGAACCCACGTGGAGGACGAGGTGTTCTGGCGCTCGGACGGGAGCAGCTTCCCGGTGGAGTACTGGTCCTACCCCCAGGTGAAAGAAGGGAAGGTGGTGGGCGCGGTGGTGGCCTTTCTCAACACCACGGAACGCAGGCACCTGGAGGAACAGTTCCGCCAGTCGCAGAAGATGGAGTCCATCGGCCGGCTGGCCGGGGGGGTTGCCCACGACTTCAACAACATGCTGAGCGTCATCTCCGGCGCCGCCGAGCTCTGCAAACGAAAGCTCGAAGAGGGGGAACCGGCGGAGCAATACCTGGAACTGATCATCAACGCGGCCAAGCGCTCAGGCGACATCACCCGTCAGTTGCTCGCCTTCTCCCGCAAGGAGGTCATCTCGCCCAAGGCGGTGCAGTTGAACCAGCAAATCGAGGAGGCCATCAGGATCCTGACCCGGCTCATCAGCGAGGACGTGAAGCTCTCCTTCCAGCCGGCAGCGGAACTTTGGACCGTGCTGATCGCCCCCTCGCAGGTGGACCAGATCCTTATGAACCTCGCGGTCAACGCGCGGGACGCCATGCCCGGCGGAGGGAGTCTCACCATCACGACCGCCAACATCGAGATTTCCAGCCACTACGCCTACTTGCACCCTGACGCGAGGCCGGGGGAATACGTGCAACTGTCGGTGAGCGACACCGGGCACGGCATGGACAAGGCGACCGCCGCCCACATCTTCGAACCCTTCTTCACCACCAAGGCACAGGGGAAAGGAACCGGCCTCGGTCTCTCGACGGTGTACGGCATCGTCACCCAAAACGGTGGTTTCATCAACGTCTACAGCGAACCCGGGCAGGGATCGACCTTCAGGATCTATCTGCCGCGTCTGCAGGAGAGCATGCCGGCGCAGCAGGGGACCCAGGCGAGCGAGGACCGGCTTAGCGGGACGGTGCTCCTGGTCGAGGACGAGGAGATGCTCCTGTGGCTGACCACGCAACTGCTGGAGGAGATGGGACTCAAGGTCATCCAGGCCCAGGACCCGCTGCAGGCCCTGGAGATCACCCGGCAGCGCGGCGGCGAGATCGACCTCATCCTCACCGACGTCGTGATGCCGGAGATGAACGGGAGGGAGCTGGTGGACCGCATCAGGGAGTTCCTCCCCGAGCCCAAGGTGCTGTTCATGTCGGGACACACCTCGGACAACGTCATCCAGCGCAGGGTGATCGAAGACGGGATGCATTTCATAGAAAAGCCACTGGGGATGGAGACGCTCTCCAGGAAGATCAGGGAAGTGCTGGCGGAACGGCGTTGA